TCGTGACCGTTCTGGGTCTTTCCCCGTTTTTCGCCTCTGCGACTCCTACATATCAACAAAACCTGAATGGCCTTGAGTCCTCCCTGACGATTTACGTCTATCCGCCTTATATGCCCATCAACTGGCAATCTCCGGCGAAAGCAATTATGAGCTTTTTCGGAATTGAAATTCATCGCACCCTTGCGTCTGATGATGCCATTGCCTTTGAAAACAGTCTCGGCGAATCCGGAAAAATGTCTTCGCGCTACCGTTCCACGATGGGTCACGCGATCAATCACATTCATTGCACGCTCCCCGACGGAAAAATCTATGATCGCTGGAGTAGCTTCTCGGGACAAAATCATCCCGAAGTCGATGTGAACAATATTCTTCGCGAAAAAATCGGTCTCGGCGTTTTATCCTACCGCTATCCCGATGGCCGCATTATCGAAGGCGAAGAGAATTTAAAACGGATCACTTTTTATAATGGTACAAAGCAAATCAACGAAGCCGGCATCAAAGAACTCATTCGCCCGCGCTATCTGCAAATCGAAGTGACTCCCCGATCTTGTGAAAAACTGCAAGCGATGGTGACGTTCTATGAAAGCTTCGGTCTCCGTAGCGATCTTCCGCTGAAAGAAATTCTTCAGCGCCCTGAAAACAAAATTCTTTACTTTGATTCCATTACTGATCCTTACCTGAGCTTTCTGGCTCGCCAAAAGGATCCGAACTCCACGGTCGGCGGAGGCTGCACTCCCTATGCTGTCGGCCTCGTCAAACAAAGCGGCCGTTATGATGAGCGTTTAGAAAAACTTTGGCGCCATCCGCTCACGGTTTCAGAACGTCTCATTGGCGGCATCCCCGATGAGCACGGCAAAATCCGCCGGGTTTCATTATCCGCAATTCTCGGCACATCCCTCGGAGAAAATTGGATCTACGAAGGTTATCGCAATCGCGAGATGAGCCTTTATGACCCAAGCAAGATCTGGAACTTCATCGGCCAAAGCCGACTTTGCCTCGCTGACAGAAATTGCGAACCACAGACCAAAAACTTCGTGGACTCCCACCCCTTTTCCGTGGGCGCGCTTCAAGTATTTAAAGACCGGATGAAAAATCCCCGTTATCGCACGGTTTATGAGGACGCCGGCAACTTTGAGCCTGAATTCCTTGATGTCAGCCAACCGGTCGAAGGTGTCGTTTGGAAACTATAGGCCGAACAACTCCGTGATTTTTTGTTAGTGCGAAAACTTCCAAAGGTCGTTGATGTTTACTCAAAAAATAAAGACAGAATTGCGAGTTTGTTTCTACGATAGAAAAGAGACCAGGATCAGGACTCGACCTGGACTGGACCAAACCACTCCACATTCAACTGTCACGGTCGGAAACCGATAAGGAGCTATGGCGAAGATGGTTTTATTTCTTTCAATGCTTGGCTTGATAGCTCACGCTGCGGATTCGGTCGTAGACCCCTCGGCGATTTTTACAGTTTCTGATCCGGCAAAAGCCGAACAAGAAGCTAAGCCTGCTGAAGAATCAAAACCGGTTCCGCATCTGTATATCCCAAAATACAAAAGATCCACAAAATCTAAAAGCACTTCGGATTTGCCGGCAGCCAATGGACCGACGATGGTTATTCCAGACACGTCAGGTTCGAGTATTTCACCGGAAGATGTCGTAGAAAAAATCAATGCCGGCAACCAGGCTGTAAAAAAAATGAAAGAGCAAAACGACCGCTGCGCTGTTTGTGAGCTCAATGATCAAACTCAAACCAGTGGCGGCAGCGAAACGCGTGCGGATGAGCTCGTAAAAATGAAAAAACAATTCGATGCCTTGGATCCGAAAGCCTTGGGTACTTTGGTTGAACCAAAGACGGATGTCAATAATACCGGCACACGGACGGCGGTCTGTGGTGAACGGCCCGGCAACTATATGGCTTGTATCTACCATGGCGATGTCGTTCCTGGCCAGTTCCGTCTAAATAACAAAACGCACTCTCCTCTACCGCGGGAGTGGCAGTTTGATTTTGCAGCTCAGGCCCGGCAGGACTTGGGTATTTCCATTTCTGACTACAACGACAATCACTACAGCCAATCAAAGTTCACATATATGATGGTCTTTCCTCGCCGTTACATCCCGGCGATTCGGACAGAGGGCGACAAACAGATCGTGACGCTGCCGACGGGTGAAACGGTGACTTACGATACGAAAACAAAGAAAGTTCTCGGCGGTGTTCTGACCGACGCAAAAACTTATACCGGCAGCAATGTCATGATTAAAGTCGATGCGACCGGCAAAGAGCCTCGTCTCGGCAGGGGCCTAGCGACAATTAGTAAAAATGGCAAGAGCTGCAAAGTTCCGCTCAAAAGCCTTTGGCCGGATCAATCCGACAGCTCTCTGTTGCATTTTAAATTTCCGACCGATCAAGAGTTCGATAACTTCTTAAAATCTCAGAAGTGCGGCTTTAGCGTTTACTAAGCCTGCGCCGAAACGCAGGCCTTCTTATATCTAGGCATGCGCATGGCGCGTGCGCGCTGCTTTCAACGAGGCCGCACGTCTTTTCTTGGGCCCGCGGCGTACGGCGCTTTCGTGTGCTTGTTTACCCATAGCCGCCGGCGACACCGTCGAGGTCGGTTCGCGACGAAGCGCTTTTAAGCTTGCGCGAGCCCGACGGCGCGGAGATTCGCTGCTCTTCTTACGAGTCACACCCTTGGCACTTTTCTTTTTTGCGTTGGGATTTTCGGGAATGGCGACTCCCGCTTTTCTGGCTTTAGAAAGCCCGATGGCAATCGCCTGCTTTGGCGAACGCACACCGTGCTTGCCTTTACGAACATGCTCTACCTCTTCACGGACGAACTCTCCGGCTTGAGTCGAGGGGGCTTTCCCGGAGCGGCGGTCTTTTTGAGCTCTTTCGAGGGTTCTTTTTTCTGGCATAAGATTCTCCTTAGGTTTGATCATCGATCTTAGGCTAATGAAGAAATCCTCGGTACGAAAGGCGCTTTGCAAACTTACAAAGCGATATGCTGAAAACTTCTCATTCCTCGTGTTGGCGGAATGAATTGTCGACTTAATCAATGTCCGAATGAAGCGATTGCCTGATTAAACTGAAGTAAGAAAATTGCTGCTAAGGACCAGCTCTCCTACTTCACGCAACTGGCCTGGAACATCCCCTTTTGCGTGTTGCGTTTGAACGCATTTGCAGTAAAGCCGTTGATGAAATTGCTCGACGTCGCCGTCAAATTATCGTTCACGTTATTCACGAAGTACGCGTGCTGATTCCACACAGAGCGCGTTGGCATCCAAGAGTCTTTCACCGTCGGACCAAATACGCGGATCCCCGTGATCAACGCCGCTTGGTCTTTCTCAGCTTGAGTTGTATAGAGCGTGCTTGCCCACATATTGTTAGAAACTACCAAGAGTTCCGAGCTGCCATCACCGTCAACGTCAGCAACGACTGGGTATTCGCGCAGAGTGCCGCTTGGGTTGATTTCAGACCAGATTACTTTCAAGTTGTTACTGCCATCCATTTCATAGATGCGCACGTATTGTTCGTCGGCGTAGATAATCTCAGGTTTGCCGTCACCGTTAAAGTCAAACGATGTCAGACCTGTTACAAGTGAAGAGCAGTCTTGAGTCACACTGCCTGCGATCTTTTCACCTTTAGCGTTGAAAATGGTCAACGACTTGCCTGTGGCTACTGCAATTTCAAGCGTCTTTGGATCGCCATCGAAATCACCGATCGTTGCTTGACCACCGCCGACAACACCTTTGCCGGCAGCATCGTAACGACAAATGAGGTCTGAGTGCTCAGACAATTCCTTCATCGCGATCACTTCGCCCGTCAGGCCGTTATAGATCGAGAAAAATCCGCTGCCAGTAACCACCACTTCAACGCCTGGAACATCTGGCAAAAGATCTGCCGTGGCAGGCATACCGGCTTTTTGGTATTTCCAAAGATAATTGCCGTTTTTATCCATCACGCCGGTTGTACCGATGATTTGCAAATCACTGTTGCTTTGAGTTTTCAAACTCGCTGCATAGGTGTAGCAACCGTTCGTTTGTTCTGCTAAGCGAGTTTTAATATAACCTTTTTTCGTCGCATCCTCAGAAAGAACCCAGCTGCCCGCAATGATTTCAGCTTTGCCGTCGCCATCTAAGTCAGCCGCTGCAAAACCGCCACGGCAGTCATTCATGGATGTGATTGACATGCCAGTGAAATCAAGTGGCAACTCCCAACGGAGAGAACCATCGGAATTCAGTGCAATCACTTTCTGGCCAAGATAGTGAATATAGATAATCTCTGCTTTGCCATCGCCATCGATGTCGACAAAAAGCGGAGTTGTCGAAGCATACGGCATCAAGTTGTCGGCACTAATTGAAAACTTCGAAGAGCCGTCTTTACCATTCAGAATACGCAAAACACCTTTTGAGCTATAGGCCGTATTTTCATAAGAGACAAAACCGATTTCAGGAATCTTATCGCCATCAAGGTCACCCACCACAGGAGAAGCCATGACTTGCTTATAAGTCGGCATCACATCCAAGGCGTAATCCCATGAATAGCGAAGTTTTGGTTTTAATTCATCGGCACTCGTCATGCGACACACAGGAACAGAAGCACCTGTGACATCCGTACTAGAGGCCTTGAAATTCATCTCTGCCTGGAAGGCAGTATTTGAACAATTTTGATACGCTGTAATCGAGATTGCGGAAAAAATGAGGATAACAATAACGGACTGCTTTTTCATACAACGGACCCCCACTTACTAGCATAAGCAACAAGCGGGCCCGCTGAAAACGTCTTATATTTGTCGCCAGGGACTACAGTCTAGACGGTGTCGGGTGTTACTCAGATTTCCGGTATAGCTATGCAAACCCAAGCACTTACGCTCTTGGGTCGTCACGGAACCGACTAAGAATTATTCAAAACGAGTCGTTATTGTTTACGACTCCAGAAGAGTGCGTCCTAAAAAATGCGACAACCATAACCAGCATCGAGAATAAATGGGAGCAAGAAGAGTGTTTTCAGATTGGATAGGCCTCTTACACCCTCATCCAATTTCTATCTAAAATAGGTCATACACTGCTCGATCAAAAAAGCCCTGACTTCCAAGCCGGGGCTTTTTACTTTTTGCGACTTTGCTGCCGCATCGCTTCGGCGTAGCCAAGAAGCGCTGCGATCAGAAACAGGACCTGGCACCTAAAGAGCCATCAGCGCGGCATTCGAGAGAATATAATAGTAGTACTGAATTTTGCGAATGTGGCGATTACGAATATTACCATCCGGAGCTGAGCCAATATATCCATAGGCCGGCGATGGCAATGTGCCCGAAGAATCTGTCGTCACAGCTCCCCGATTGACCGAGCTTGTAAAATTATTCGCTTGATAAGTCATGGCCTGGCGGTTGATGGTGTTCGCCGCATTCAGTGTTCCAGCGGGGCTAAAAACGGCCGAGTTCGCAGTCGTCACTTTCATTGCGCCTGTCGTTCCGCTATCGGCAATCTCAATCGCGTTTTGCGCAAAAGTCCCAGAGACGTTCGTATTGTAAAGGCCAAAGACCCGGTAGGTCGTGGCACTCTCGGAACCATCATTCGTGTATTCGGCAAACAAAGTTCCTTGGGTCGGATTAAACCAGCTCATTGTATTAAATGTCGCGGAGTCCGCCGCTCGAGTGACTGCACCCGTCGTTGTCGGAATAAAACTTGTCGGATAACTTCCTAGTTCCATCTGCATTCCCCAATAGTCGACAATCGTCGTATTGCCAAAACTGGAGGTGTACATCGCAATGACTGGTCGCATGGGGTTTGTCGTATTTTTTGCTGCGGTAATTGAAAAACGCTGCCAACTTGATGTGATATTGAAAGTCGACTGCGCATAGTACCCATAGGAACCACCGACTTCTTGCATGACCACAGTCAGTGTTCCCGGCGAGGGCGACTTCGCATAAAAACTAAAAGTGTAATTCACGCTAATCGTCGTTGACGGAATTGGAATGGGGTAAAAGTAGTCGTCTCCGCTTGCCGTGACTCGATCTGCGGAAGAGGTCCCGTCGGGCGCAATCACTGTATCCAAACTCACAGTAGGACCCGTGCCACCATCATCCCAGTATGTTCCAGAAAGATTTGTACTGCCCGCAATCAAATTGGTTGCCGCTGCCTCCATCAAAAGCCCTTTGGCTGCATGGGTCGTCATATCGTAGTCAAAGCGAGGTGCATTCGAGGCGGCCGTTTGCATCACACCAGAGCTATTAAAATATGTGGCTGTTGAAGAGCGCGCAAAAGTCAGCTGCGAAGGAAGACTGGTGAGAGTCGTAAAATCCCAATCCAAATTCGAATACGGACTCGCGGGCTGTTTCATAAAGGCAAAAGGAATCAATTGCGACATCGCTGAATTCGCAATGAGCACACCCAAAAATGTGACGATGAGAGGCCTTAAAATTCTCATACTTACTTTTCGGCATTTAGTGGGTCCACCTGCATCCAAAATGTTTATAAAATATTGAATTCACAAAACTCTGCTCGATGTTTTTCTAATTCGCACATCAAACGATCGAAGCCTCTGGCGCAGATGAGACTTAAAAAACAATATGCACTTTAAGAGTTGAGTCGCTCCCAGAAAATAAAAGTTTTCAATCCGCGCAGATCTAAGTGTTGACCGTTTTTCTGCTGCAAATTTGCAGCAGCATCTCATTCAGTTGTTCATCACTTTTTGAACTGATGAGTGAATCGAAAACATTTCTTTTCTAGACAAGCGTCAGCCTAAGAGGTAGTTCTGGCGCCAATTTTAAAGCAAGGTGAGAAAATGAAGCAAACTATCACAGCATTTTTATTGATGACGATTTTAACCTTTGTAGGATGCGCTAGTAGAACAGTGAAAATGAGCCCTGAAGAGACTCAGGTCTATTTAAATAAAACGCCTGATGTTGCCCAATCGCTACTTTCCGGAAAATCCATGGTTCGGCAATCTGACTATTGTGAATCCACTTTTACAGGCCCTTGCTGGAAAGTAGAGTGCATCAGTTCCGCAAAAAACCTGAGCGAAGCACAATGCTGGAAAACTCCGTACGAGGCTTTTGGAATCTCAGCCACATCAAATGCACCTAACCAAACGACAGAGCAATTGCTTGCCACATGCAAGGCCGCTCACGAGGACGCTGCTAAAAGAAGAATGAGCTGCTTTGACTACTTCTCTCGTCTGCAAGGCAACACGGTAGAAAAAGCAGATGTTACGAATACTCAAAAACTCTTGAAACAATTTTGCGATATGAAAGACGTAACGTGCACTCGCCAATATACTAAATTTGGAAAAGGCGATCTTAATACGGATGGCATGAGAAGTTCCGCTTATAAAAGAGGAGTATACCAGGTAAGCTCTAAAGAGAAATCCGGCAATTCTGAGACGTACGAGTATATCATTTTAAAATAGCCATCGAAGCCTGGAGCAGAAGCAGGACATGGTCCTGCTTCAAAACCACTAGTTTTCAACATAGCCTCACTATCGAAACGCACTGACTTTTAAAATCCGTGGATGAGCCCTCATGTAATTCCCACGTGACCAACTTAGAATGATCTCTCTCCAAAAAAGTTCGCAAACGGACCTCAAAGTGCTGCACATTTGCAGCACTCTCCAGAGAGAAAAACACTGTCGAACTTTTAGAGGATTTCCATTTGCTCCCAACTCATATTTTGTAAAGTAATTCATCACCTGAAAAATTCTGTGTCTACAGAGGAGAATTTCCGGGCGCCCGACTTTACTAAATCGAGAAAGGTTTCGATAATTAGGATGGGGGGCACAAATGCCACGACCATCCATCAGCGTCCTAAATATCACCAAAGTGATTCTGCTTTTAACGCTCGCAACATTTCCATTTCAAAATTGCGGCAAAGGATTTCAGGCCAATTCGAACTCCATGGATCTAAATTCAACAAGCTCTGATCCCTCGGATCTCATTGCTCCAACCGTGGCCATCCTTTCTCCCCTTGAAGGAGCTTTTGTAAAATCGGATTTGACGATTTCAGGCGCTTGCGAATCTGGCTTATCCGTTCAGCTCACTATTAATGGTGGTTCCCCACAAAGTCTTAATTGTAATATGGGCGCGTTCACTTCAAGTTTGAAATTAAGCCAAGCAGATGGTCCTCTCGAATTAAAAGTTGAACAAATAGACGCCGCCGGAAACAAAGGATCAAAACAAATCAGCGTGACGAAAGACACCGTGGCTCCGGTCTTGCAATTTTCGGCTCCTGCCGCAAATGCACAACTCACCTCACAAGCCATCACCGTTTCAGGAAGTTGTGAAAGCGGCCTCAATGTGATGATCTCGGGCAATGCTTTGACTGCGCCTGCTCAAGTGGCTTGCGCGAATTCAAGTTTCCAAGCCGCTGTGGGTGGAGTGAGCACCAATGGAACTTATACTCTAAGCTTACAACAAACTGACGCCGCCGGAAATCAAGGAAGTGCGAGCCGCACCATCACCCTGGCTTTACCAGCAGGAATACCCGTCATTAAATTTTCAGCTCCGGCTGCAAATACTCTCACTAAAACTGGCATTACGATCACAGGGACTTGTGTCACCGGTCTTCCTATTCAGATTTCAGGAGCCGGCGTGAGCCAAGCTTCGCAAACCACTTGTACTGCGGGCGCTTTCTCTGCAGCGGTGAGCTTCTCTGCGGGTGATGGCACTAAAAACATCATCGTGGCTCAAACCAATGCCCAAAACCAAACTGGTCAGGACTCAAGATCCTTTGTCCTGGACACAACAGCTCCTGCGGTGAGCATTTTAACGCCAGATGCGGGCACCCAAGGCGACACTGCACTGACCATTGGTGGTAGTTGCGAAACTGGACTTAATGTTGTGATTTCAGGAACTGGAGCCGCGGCCTCTTCGAGTGTGCCCTGCACTGCTGCGACCTTTCAAGCGAGCGTGAATTTTTCCACAGGTGCTGGGGTAAAAACGATCACGGCCTCGCAAACAGATGCTGTTGGCAATGTCGGAACCAGCTCTCGAAACTTTGAACGGATTGCGCCCATCTTAGATGGAAAAGTTTTATACGCAAACAACTGTTCTTCGTGCCATGGAGCGCTTGTCAGTAGCACGAAAATCAATCGCACGGCGACGCAAATTACCAATGCGATTGCCACTGTGCCTTCGATGTCGGCCATCAAATTGTCGGCGGATCAGATCGCAGCCATTGCGCAAGCTTTGTACGTAGATCCGACAACGACGGCGTCAAACTACGCGCTGGATGCCCTTAAGGTGTCTTGCAATGTGGTTGGTGAAAATCAGGCTTATCACACTTTGAAATTACTCAGCGATTTTGAATTGAAAAATACCTTGAAAGATATTTTTACGCCAACTTACTTTAATGTGTTATTTGAAGTGGGTACTGATCCTGCGACCCAGCTTGAAACCTCCACTTTAGATGCGGTTCCTAAAAGACGGATCCAGGACTCGTTAACAGCACCGTTTTTATTTAGCAAAGGCGCAACGACTGTTACGGCAGAGTTTTTAAAAACTTACGATACAACTATTTGGAATGCCGTTCAAAAAATAAAAACTTTAAGCTCGGCACAGCGTACCCAGATCTTAGGCAGTTACGCCGCTTGCTATAGTGATACCGCATTGACGGATGACTGTCTTACACAATTTATTAATGCATTTGGTTTAAGTGTCTATCGCAGAAAAATTTTAACGACGGAAGTAACCCAATTTAAAGCGTCCGTGAGTAATGAAAGCACACCTCTTGGTAAACTTTATTACATCATGTATGGAATGCTGATGGCACCGGACTTTTTATATCACTACGAAGTCAACGGAACTAACTCGGGTAACATGCTGGTGTTGGACCAATATGCCATTGGTTCTCGAATCTCATATTTGATAACGGGCTCGGGCCCTGACAAAAAAATGTTGCAACTTGCAACGGATGGCAAATTAAACACGACCGTCGATATTAATTCAGCAGTCGACTATTTAGTGGCGACTTATCCAAGCAAGGTGAAAGAGAACATCTGGCAATTCGCTTCTGAATGGTTACGACTCACGAGCTCAAACTTCCCAAGTTCGCCGAGAGCGAATGCGATTTCAAATAGCTTTGTAAACCTGGCCGCCGGAGAAGGCAGCACTTTCAGAAAAGCCGCTCTTCAAGAGATGAAGGATATGTTTGGCTATTACACGGTCGACAAGCCGGGTTCATTTACGGATTTACTGACTTCGGATAAATCTTTTGCTTCAAATGCAAAACTGGCCCAGGTCTATAATACGACTGTGTGGACAGCCGGTCAGACTCCCCCAACTCTACCGACGACCGAAAAAAGAGTGGGGTTTTTAACCAAAGCGGCAATGACAATTCATGGTGGCGATAGAAATAACCCTTTCGTGACTGGTGGAACTATCTTTAAACATGTCCTTTGCCGACAGTTTGCCGCTCCAGGCGGAATCTTTACGCCTGCGGTGGTGGACCCTAGTATTGTGCGCACAACTCGTCAGTATTATGAAGCCCTCGTTCCGCGTGGAAGCTCGTGCATCAGTTGCCATGGTCAACTTGAGCCCTTCGGTATGCCTTTCGAACAATATGACATTTTTTCGCGCAACCGAAACAATATTGAAAGAATCTACGCTGATGATGGGACCTACTTAGCTGATAAGGCAACGGATACCACTCAGTCTCCGATCTTTGGCCCACAGACGATCAGTGTTGATAATGCAGTTACTTTGGTCAGCAGAATTAATGACAGCAAAGAGGCCCATGTTTGCTTTGCGACGCAAATCTATCGCAATCATTTTGGCAAAATGAGTAATGCTGATGATTCCTGCATGCTGAGCCGAATCGCAGAGAAAGCATCTTCGAATAGCACTATTTTAGATATTTTGAAGGCCATGGCCATCGATGCAAGCTTTAGACAACGACGTATGAATTAAAAGGCAACGGGGGAAGATCAATGAATAAACGAAATAAAATGAGTTCATCAAATGTTGATGCGGTTGCCTTCGATACAATAAACCGTCGCATGTTCCTTAAGACCGCCGTCGGATATATGGCAATTCCGTTTTTAACTTCGCTCATTCCCCGTGCGGTCCTAGCGCAAGTGGCCGCTTCGCCAAGACGTTTTATCGGTATCGCGACCTCGGATCAATTCCCACAACAACTGCTCTTCCCGACAGGCTTTGTGGGCAAAGCCAATACGGCCCCCTATAGCACTTATACAACGGCGTTTACGGAGAGCGGATTTAATTATAGCGAAACCCTGCTGTCTTCAATTATTAGTGCAAACGGGTCTATTTCGGGTGCACTCGATAGTAAATTTAATGCCTATGTTTCAAGAATGGTGATGCTTGGGGGCTTAGACTTTCCAGGCCGTTTGGATCACGGTTCGCAAGCGTGCATGGGCAATACCGCCAACTCCAATTTAGGTTCAAACTTATCAATGAACAGTAATTACACCGTGGACCGAGTTTTGGCTCGGCAGTCGCAAATTTATTCAGGCGCAACGGACGCAGCTCCAGGCATGGCCCTGAGACTGGGTGATAAAAGCTGCTCAGGCGAAAAAACTTTAGCTGGAGGACGTGGTCAAGAAGTTGGGACCATGGATTTAAGTCTCAATGGCAACTTGAATCAGATATTCGCCACTTACTTTAAGGCAAGCACCGGCACTCCCGGCACGACGACGACAACGGGGGATGCGACCAGAAAAGGCATCATTGATCAAATATATAATAGTGCAAATTCAGTCCGAGGCAGTACGAAAACCAGCGCCGAAGATAAATCCCGCTTAGATGAGTATTTAACAAATCTTTCAGATATTTCCAAGTCGTTGACTCCTACGACAACAACAACCCCTGGAGGCAATGTCTGCCCTGCCGTCGCAAATGATTTTACAAAGATCACCAGAAACGGCGTGAACGATATTGCCACTGGCACCAGTGCCATTCCTAATACAACGACCTATTTTAAAGATGTTGTTCGTTTGATCACGTTATTCATCAAATGTGATTTGTGCCGGGTCTTTAACGTCGGCTTTGCTTCGGCGTTGGCTTCTGCGACGGAATCCATCAATTTTTATACAGAGCCAAGACCATGGCATTTAGATTATGGCCACGGAAACAACTATCCTAAATTATTAGGCGCGCAGAAATGGGTTTTAGATAACGTCGTCTATGAATTGATGAAAAACTTGAATGCAACAGAATCTTCGGAAACCTATCTTGATAATACTTTGATCTACTATTCCCCTGAAATGTCCTTTGGTCATTGTGGCGTTAATATGGGGA
The sequence above is drawn from the Bdellovibrionales bacterium genome and encodes:
- a CDS encoding DUF1592 domain-containing protein, which codes for MPRPSISVLNITKVILLLTLATFPFQNCGKGFQANSNSMDLNSTSSDPSDLIAPTVAILSPLEGAFVKSDLTISGACESGLSVQLTINGGSPQSLNCNMGAFTSSLKLSQADGPLELKVEQIDAAGNKGSKQISVTKDTVAPVLQFSAPAANAQLTSQAITVSGSCESGLNVMISGNALTAPAQVACANSSFQAAVGGVSTNGTYTLSLQQTDAAGNQGSASRTITLALPAGIPVIKFSAPAANTLTKTGITITGTCVTGLPIQISGAGVSQASQTTCTAGAFSAAVSFSAGDGTKNIIVAQTNAQNQTGQDSRSFVLDTTAPAVSILTPDAGTQGDTALTIGGSCETGLNVVISGTGAAASSSVPCTAATFQASVNFSTGAGVKTITASQTDAVGNVGTSSRNFERIAPILDGKVLYANNCSSCHGALVSSTKINRTATQITNAIATVPSMSAIKLSADQIAAIAQALYVDPTTTASNYALDALKVSCNVVGENQAYHTLKLLSDFELKNTLKDIFTPTYFNVLFEVGTDPATQLETSTLDAVPKRRIQDSLTAPFLFSKGATTVTAEFLKTYDTTIWNAVQKIKTLSSAQRTQILGSYAACYSDTALTDDCLTQFINAFGLSVYRRKILTTEVTQFKASVSNESTPLGKLYYIMYGMLMAPDFLYHYEVNGTNSGNMLVLDQYAIGSRISYLITGSGPDKKMLQLATDGKLNTTVDINSAVDYLVATYPSKVKENIWQFASEWLRLTSSNFPSSPRANAISNSFVNLAAGEGSTFRKAALQEMKDMFGYYTVDKPGSFTDLLTSDKSFASNAKLAQVYNTTVWTAGQTPPTLPTTEKRVGFLTKAAMTIHGGDRNNPFVTGGTIFKHVLCRQFAAPGGIFTPAVVDPSIVRTTRQYYEALVPRGSSCISCHGQLEPFGMPFEQYDIFSRNRNNIERIYADDGTYLADKATDTTQSPIFGPQTISVDNAVTLVSRINDSKEAHVCFATQIYRNHFGKMSNADDSCMLSRIAEKASSNSTILDILKAMAIDASFRQRRMN
- a CDS encoding DUF1552 domain-containing protein — its product is MNKRNKMSSSNVDAVAFDTINRRMFLKTAVGYMAIPFLTSLIPRAVLAQVAASPRRFIGIATSDQFPQQLLFPTGFVGKANTAPYSTYTTAFTESGFNYSETLLSSIISANGSISGALDSKFNAYVSRMVMLGGLDFPGRLDHGSQACMGNTANSNLGSNLSMNSNYTVDRVLARQSQIYSGATDAAPGMALRLGDKSCSGEKTLAGGRGQEVGTMDLSLNGNLNQIFATYFKASTGTPGTTTTTGDATRKGIIDQIYNSANSVRGSTKTSAEDKSRLDEYLTNLSDISKSLTPTTTTTPGGNVCPAVANDFTKITRNGVNDIATGTSAIPNTTTYFKDVVRLITLFIKCDLCRVFNVGFASALASATESINFYTEPRPWHLDYGHGNNYPKLLGAQKWVLDNVVYELMKNLNATESSETYLDNTLIYYSPEMSFGHCGVNMGSLLIGDKRLNGGRALNYADYSKGLLDGTSSYGLKMEIGPGQPINRLWVTMMQAFGIPTSAYFGKYGSRTDTFGNWVDYSSLGDYENPFKTVQRAQLIGSALPKVLK
- a CDS encoding VCBS repeat-containing protein, with translation MKKQSVIVILIFSAISITAYQNCSNTAFQAEMNFKASSTDVTGASVPVCRMTSADELKPKLRYSWDYALDVMPTYKQVMASPVVGDLDGDKIPEIGFVSYENTAYSSKGVLRILNGKDGSSKFSISADNLMPYASTTPLFVDIDGDGKAEIIYIHYLGQKVIALNSDGSLRWELPLDFTGMSITSMNDCRGGFAAADLDGDGKAEIIAGSWVLSEDATKKGYIKTRLAEQTNGCYTYAASLKTQSNSDLQIIGTTGVMDKNGNYLWKYQKAGMPATADLLPDVPGVEVVVTGSGFFSIYNGLTGEVIAMKELSEHSDLICRYDAAGKGVVGGGQATIGDFDGDPKTLEIAVATGKSLTIFNAKGEKIAGSVTQDCSSLVTGLTSFDFNGDGKPEIIYADEQYVRIYEMDGSNNLKVIWSEINPSGTLREYPVVADVDGDGSSELLVVSNNMWASTLYTTQAEKDQAALITGIRVFGPTVKDSWMPTRSVWNQHAYFVNNVNDNLTATSSNFINGFTANAFKRNTQKGMFQASCVK